In Beggiatoa leptomitoformis, the genomic window CCATACATTTATGGCAAACAGGACAGCATAAAATTCATTATGACGACCTCCGCGATAAGGTAGAAGCGGAGTGTTTACACTTTATTGAACGCTTAAAAGATTATCGAATTGCTGCGCATCATTTAGGTTCAGGGACGTTATTAGTCCGTGATGAACAGGGTTATTATAGTTTTATTCATCAATCGATTATGGAGTGGTTAATTGCGCAATCGGTTGCAATGGGGCAAAAGGCTTGGCATAGCTGTGAACATGCAGTTTTAGGCAGTCGGGAAATGACTTTTTTAATGGCAGATTTCTTTATCACGCTGTCAGGTAAATCGCAGGCGGTGCAATGGGCGCGAGAAACCTTACAACAACATACAGAAAGCCAAGATAAAACCCTGTATAAAAACGCGCTAAAAATTTTATTACAAGCGAAAGAAACTGATTTACAGGGTTATCAATTTCAAAATTGGACAACAGAATTACAACGCATGGATTTTTCAGGCTGTAACTTGAGCAATACGGACTTTACAAATAGCGATTTAACTGCCTGTCAATTTCGTGGTGCGATTTTACACAATGCGAATTTCACCCGCGCCATGCTCAAAAACGCCAATTTCACCAAAGCTGACTTAAGCAACGCCAATTTTACCGATGCAATATGCGACGAAGTCAGCCTGTTAGGCGCGACGGTGCATCAGGTCAATTTCTCCGCCCGCTCATGGCGACGAGCAAAACTGCTATTGATTAACCTGCCAGAATTACCCCCTTTAAATTCTTCCTTTGGTGTTGCGCTACCCGCGTCTAATCCCGATGAACTAAACCCCGAACCCATGTTCGCAATCGGTGATACATATCAATCTGTTTGCTTTAGTCCTGATGACTCCCTCATTGCTGTTGCTGTTAATAATGTGATTCAAATCTGGGCGGCAGACAGTGGGCAGTGTCTGCGCATCCTTGAAGGACATAAAGAAGCTGTAAATAGTGTGGCGTGGCGAGGAGACGGTACGCAGGTGCTCAGTGGCTCGGATGACAACAGCGTGCGGGTGTGGGACGTGGGCAGTGGGCAGTGTCTGCGCATCCTTGCGGGGCATGAAAGTGTTGTAACGAGTGTAGCGTGGCGAGGAGACGGTGCGCAGGTGCTCAGTGGCTCGGATGACAAAAGCGTGCGGGTGTGGGACGTGGGCAGTGGGCAGTGTCTGCGCATCCTTGAAGGGCATGAAAGTGTTGTAACGAGTGTAGCGTGGCGAGGAGACGGAGCGCAGGTGCTCAGTGGCTCTTGGGACAAAAGCGTGCGGGTGTGGGACGTGGGCAGTGGGCAGTGTCTGCGCATCCTTGCGGGGCATACGGATAGAGTATGGAGTGTGGCGTGGCGAGGAGACGGTGCGCAGGTGCTCAGTGGCTCTTGGGACAAAAGCGTGCGGGTGTGGGACGTGGGCAGTGGGCAGTGTCTGCGCATCCTTGCGGGGCATGAAAATGTTGTAACGAGTGTGGCGTGGCGAGGAGACGGTGCGCAGGTGCTCAGTGGCTCTTGGGACAAAAGCGTGCGGGTGTGGGACGTGGGCAGTGGGCAGTGTCTGCGCATCCTTGAAGGACATAAAGAAGCTGTAAATAGTGTGGCGTGGAGAGGAGACGGTGCGCAGGTGCTCAGTGGCTCGTCTGACAAAAGCGTGCGGGCGTGGGACGTGGGCAGTGGGCAGTGTCTGCGCATTCTTGCGGGGCATGAAGGATATGTAGATAGTGTGGCGTGGCGAGGAGACGGTGCGCAGGTGCTCAGTGGCTCTTGGGACAACAGCGTGCGGGTGTGGGACGTGGGACGTGGGCAGTGTCTGCGCATCCTTGCGGGGCATACGGATAGTGTATGGAGTGTGGCGTGGCGAGGAGACGGAGCGCAGGTGCTCAGTGGCTCTTGGGACAAAAGCGTGCGGGTGTGGGACGTGGGCAGTGGGCAGTGTCTGCGCATCCTTGCGGGGCATGAGAATTGGGTAACGAGTGTGGCGTGGCGAGGAGACGGTGCGCAGGTGCTCAGTGGCTCGGAAGACAAGAGCGTGCGGGTGTGGGACGTGGGCAATGGGCAGTGTCTGCGCATCCTTGCGGGGCATACGGATGGTGTATGGAGTGTGGCGTGGCGAGGAGACGGAGCGCAGGTGCTCAGTGGCTCGTCTGACAACAGCGTGCGGGTGTGGGACGTGGGCAGTGGGCAGTGTCTGCGCATCCTTGCGGGGCATACGGATGGTGTATGGAGTGTAGCGTGGCGAGGAGACGGAGCGCAGGTGCTCAGTGGCTCGTCTGACAAAAGCGTGCGGGTGTGGGACGTGGGCAGTGGGCAGTGTCTGCGCATCCTTGCGGGGCATACGGATAGAGTATGGAGTGTGGCGTGGCGAGGAGACGGTGCGCAGGTGCTCAGTGGCTCGTCTGACGACAGCGTGCGGGTGTGGGACGTGGGCAGTGGGCAGTGTCTGCGCATCCTTGCGGGGCATGAAAGCGGTGTAACAAGTGCCGCGTGGCGTAATGATGATAAGCACATTATCAGCAGTTCACACGATGGCACGATTCGCTTGTGGGATGCAGAAACAGGGGAATGTTTAGCGGTGTTTATTGGTTTGCCTGATGGCTGGGTGAGTTATTCACCGAAAACAGGGCGGTATAATTATGACGGCAACGTACAGGGGTTAGTTTGGCATGTAGTCGGCTTGTGTCGTTTTGAAATTGGCGAGTTAGACGAGTTCATGCCTGAGTTGCGACTTAAAGCGGGGGAAACATTGTTCTAAAGCATAAATCTACTAAGTCTTAAAGACCTAGTAGTTTGTGTGTCATCAGCACCTTGCGAATATAGGTATTGTATTGTAGAATCCGCATTCCTGAATTTTAGTTAGTCAGCCGGCATAGCTCAGTTGGTAGAGCAACTGATTCGTAATCAGTAGGTCGGAGGTTCGATTCCTCTTGCCGGCACCAGTGCTAGCACTGCTTTTGTCATCCAATCCATTTTTACATCAAAAATTCTTCTTTAAATCCATTCCGCTGTATAACGACGCGACTTGTTCTTCATAGCCGTTAAACATTAACGTATCTCGTTTGAAAAAATCACCAATGCGTCGTTCACGTGCTTGACTCCAACGCGGATGCGGAACGTTTGGATTAACATTGGAGTAAAACCCGTATTCACTGGGTGCAGAACGTTCCCATGTACTTACGGGTTGGGTTTCTAGTAAGTTGATTTTTACAATGGATTTAATGCTTTTAAACCCATATTTCCACGGCACAACGAGACGTAATGGCGCGCCGTTTTGATTGGGTAGCATACGCCCGTATAATCCCACGCTTAACATGGTTAGGGGGTGCATTGCTTCATCAATTCGTAATCCTTCTCTATAAGGCCATTGTAGAACACGGCTTTTTTGTCCGAGCATTTCTTCAGGGCGTTGTAGCGTTTCAAATTCGACAAATTTTGCGTTGCCTGTTGGTTCAAAGCGTTTTAGTAAGGCACTGAGGGAAAAACCTATCCATGGAATCACCATAGACCAGCCTTCTACACAGCGTAAACGGTAAATCCGCTCTTCTAATGCAAATCCTTTCAATATATCTTCAATATCAAGATGTCCCGGTTTAGCCACTTCTCCTGTTACTGCAATTGACCAAGGGCGCGTTTTTAATTTGCTTGCGTAGGCCGCTGGGTCTGATTTGTCCATCCCAAACTCGTAAAAGTTGTTATAAGTTGTTGCCGCATCAAAGCTAGTTAAATCTTCCCCTGTAAGACTGAGTGTCTCATTTTTAGTTGCGGTTAAAGCAGGTAATTCTTCTTGTGTGAGTGCTTGGGCGGTGTTGGGGAGAAATAATGTAGAAAGACTCCCCGTTGTTGCAACCGCCATCCCCAAGCCTAGTGTGCTTTGCATAAATTGGCGACGATTTTTATAAATTGTTTCATCGGTGATATCTGATGATTTTATTGCGGTAGTGCGTTTAATAAACATGGTTAAGCCTCTTGTATAACAATGCGTTTACAATGACTATATGGATGGTTATTTGTTTTTAACTATAGGGGTTAAAACAGATATGTTTTATGGCAAATGCGTGTTATCAAAAGCGTTATATAGGTTATTATATAGCGTACATTATGTAATGTGGTGTCATCATTAAATAACTTTATGTTTACTATATACTCTGTAGTTATAGTAGCGAAACTATCATAACCCTTTGTGGAGGCGGAAGAATATGCGGTATTTTTTCTCCCATTTAAATACACGCCTGTTAGTTCTTGTTTTGATTGCATTGATACCCGCATTGGCATTATTAACCTATGATACGGTTAAAAGGAAACAATCGTTGTATGCCATGATGGAACGAGAGGCGATTTCTATTGCGCGTTCTGTTGCACACACGCAACAAGTGACGGTTGAAAAATCTTTAGAGTTATTAGGTTTTTTAGCCTCTCTTCCGCAAATGAATTTAGAGTGCGAAACCATCTGGCGGAAAATAGCGGTTTATACTAATAGAGCTTATGATAATTTAGGATTGATTCAACCAAATGGCGATATTTTATGTAGTTCTCATGAGTTAAAAAAATCTACTAATAATGTTAGCGCGGGATTGGTTTTCCAAAAAGTCAAAAAAACACTGCAATTAAGTAGTTCTTATCAAATCAGCATAATATCTCATACTCCTATTTTTTTAATAATAACCCCTATTTTTGCAGACACCCGAGAAATTAGTATGATGACCTACGTTTCTCTGCGTTTACAAACCTTGTATGACCATGCAAAGCGATTTGATTTTCCAATAAATGCGGCATTTACAATAGTTGATAAAAATGGCGTTGTTTTGTTTCATAATTTGGATGAAAAAAAATGGGTAGGTAAGACCTATCCACTCGCAACAACCAACGTAAATACGGTTTTTAGTGAAGATGATGGAATAGAGCGGTTATATGGCGTTGCACCGTTATTGGATACAGATAATGCGATTGGTGCATACATTTTTATCGGTTTGCCTACAGAGCTTATTTTTAATGAATTAAATAAACAGTTTATTAATAATTTGTTATTAATAGGCTTGGTTGTTATTACGATTCTCTTAATTGCCCATTGGGGCGGAAAATGGTTAGTTGTCCGTCCTGTGCAAACCTTACTGGCGTTTACAGAACAATTAGCACAAGGCAATCTGACCGCCCGCAGTGGTGTTACACAAGCAGTTGGTGAACTGAGCCAATTAGCAATTGCCCTAGATAAAATGGCAGACGCACTACAAAAACGAGATAACGCTATCCGTCAAAGTGAAATACGATTTCGTCAATTAGTACGAAACAGCCCTGTCGTCATCTATAGCAGTACACCCACTAAAAACTTTGATACCCCTTATATTAGTGAAAATATTAAAGAACATCTTGGTTATACCCCTGAAGAAGCCAGCCAGCCTAATTTTTGGTTAGCGTGCGTACATCCAACAGATAAAGAAAAAATAGTGAGTGCGT contains:
- a CDS encoding pentapeptide repeat-containing protein, with product MRKDNKELYKLLEKHFDIDDIRKLVFLMDIQLDKKIDSHSELIIELIQFCKKHRKTKELIKEIQEARPNLQLDIGIFAFENIEEVTGFFARVKQLVQQREPNSDIEYISKSFPHLCVTNSEFDTTAFYGIIDGSVSIEYIDNFIKYIVEPNSEFYRQCDYLIYKGEKASHELEGVAWKRRVKLQSLPELQNLLDFSGYVKKQTIDLSQDNRYPPSLYVTQQLTTFPQKELFKDALAQVQAWLDEPRRMFILILGEFGTGKTFLMHELVRLMGKENIGNKQVATPILLQMRELHKTLKGNYQVERLVSHQILQEKIDFNPEKFRSMVHNGRVIVFFDGYDELDMRVTAERATEYFEVLLETIKGGEFAKIVVTARTQHFISDNEIAQFLLQKAETVGHTRCAILQPFNEEQIKDFLYKRFNENQTLADERFNHIQKIKDLMGLSHNPRMLGFIADLDTSDLDNARDEKGEITSAILYEVLLNKWLKGEQHRADTGEKEQITLADRQRAVAWLAIHLWQTGQHKIHYDDLRDKVEAECLHFIERLKDYRIAAHHLGSGTLLVRDEQGYYSFIHQSIMEWLIAQSVAMGQKAWHSCEHAVLGSREMTFLMADFFITLSGKSQAVQWARETLQQHTESQDKTLYKNALKILLQAKETDLQGYQFQNWTTELQRMDFSGCNLSNTDFTNSDLTACQFRGAILHNANFTRAMLKNANFTKADLSNANFTDAICDEVSLLGATVHQVNFSARSWRRAKLLLINLPELPPLNSSFGVALPASNPDELNPEPMFAIGDTYQSVCFSPDDSLIAVAVNNVIQIWAADSGQCLRILEGHKEAVNSVAWRGDGTQVLSGSDDNSVRVWDVGSGQCLRILAGHESVVTSVAWRGDGAQVLSGSDDKSVRVWDVGSGQCLRILEGHESVVTSVAWRGDGAQVLSGSWDKSVRVWDVGSGQCLRILAGHTDRVWSVAWRGDGAQVLSGSWDKSVRVWDVGSGQCLRILAGHENVVTSVAWRGDGAQVLSGSWDKSVRVWDVGSGQCLRILEGHKEAVNSVAWRGDGAQVLSGSSDKSVRAWDVGSGQCLRILAGHEGYVDSVAWRGDGAQVLSGSWDNSVRVWDVGRGQCLRILAGHTDSVWSVAWRGDGAQVLSGSWDKSVRVWDVGSGQCLRILAGHENWVTSVAWRGDGAQVLSGSEDKSVRVWDVGNGQCLRILAGHTDGVWSVAWRGDGAQVLSGSSDNSVRVWDVGSGQCLRILAGHTDGVWSVAWRGDGAQVLSGSSDKSVRVWDVGSGQCLRILAGHTDRVWSVAWRGDGAQVLSGSSDDSVRVWDVGSGQCLRILAGHESGVTSAAWRNDDKHIISSSHDGTIRLWDAETGECLAVFIGLPDGWVSYSPKTGRYNYDGNVQGLVWHVVGLCRFEIGELDEFMPELRLKAGETLF
- the msrP gene encoding protein-methionine-sulfoxide reductase catalytic subunit MsrP, which produces MFIKRTTAIKSSDITDETIYKNRRQFMQSTLGLGMAVATTGSLSTLFLPNTAQALTQEELPALTATKNETLSLTGEDLTSFDAATTYNNFYEFGMDKSDPAAYASKLKTRPWSIAVTGEVAKPGHLDIEDILKGFALEERIYRLRCVEGWSMVIPWIGFSLSALLKRFEPTGNAKFVEFETLQRPEEMLGQKSRVLQWPYREGLRIDEAMHPLTMLSVGLYGRMLPNQNGAPLRLVVPWKYGFKSIKSIVKINLLETQPVSTWERSAPSEYGFYSNVNPNVPHPRWSQARERRIGDFFKRDTLMFNGYEEQVASLYSGMDLKKNF